The DNA window CATTTCGACACCGAAATCCGCCTGCATGATGAGTTCCGTGTTGATTATCTTCCACGTGAAGGCGAGTGTCGTGAACGCGAGCAAAAGGAACACGCAGACGAAACCGACGACGATGACGTTTGCTAGCGAATTGGGCACTCGCTCTTGCAAACGCGGACGGGCGTACCATGCCACGGCGAAAAACGCGATGAGCGCGAGAATGACGAACGCGGAGGTGAAAATCCGCATGTCGAACCAACTTTGCCGTCCGACCTGTCTGAACAACCTCTCCGTCTGGGCGAGCGGCAGTCCTTCCATCAACCACCACCTCGACCCAACTCGTCTGCGACCCGTGCCATCGCGGCGAACTCCACGGGCGACACCTTCCCGGCACGCTCTCGGAGGATGTCCTCGTCCAACACGTCGTCGTCCGGAGATTCGAGCGCATCGACGACGGCGTCCGGGTCGTCGAGCCCCGAGATGTGGGCCGTGTTCCGAATCCCGTTTCGAATCGTCTTCCGACGCTGGGTGAACACCGCCTTCACGAAGTCGAGGAAGAACGCCTCGTCGTCCACCTCGTACTCCGGCTCCCGCGGAATCGTCCTGACGATTGCGCTCTCGACCTCCGGTTGCGGCGCGAACGCCTCGCGCGGGACCGTCTCCACGACGCGCACGTCGGCGTAGTGCTGTGCCGTCACGGAGAGTCGCCCGTAATCGTCGCTTCCAGACTCGGCGGCCATGCGCTCTGCGAACTCCTTTTGGAACATGAGGAGCATCGGCTTTCCGAGCGGGAGGAGTCGAAACGCGATTTCGCTCGAAATGCCGTACGGAAGGTTGGCGATACAGGCCGAGAAGTCGGGGAGTTCGACCGACAGCGCGTCACCCTCCACGACCGTCAACCCCCCATCGTCGCACTCCGAACGGAACTCCTCGCGGAGAAACTCGGCGAACGTCGGGTCGCGCTCGATAACCGTCACGCGGTCCGCGGCCGCGAGCAGGCGGTCCGTGAGGACACCCGGTCCCCCGCCGATTTCGAGGACGTGCTCCAGATTCATCTCGTCGGCGTACGTCGGTATTCTGTCCACAACTCGGTCGTCCACGAGGAAGTGTTGGTCGCGGTTCGGGTCGCCCCGGACGCCCGCACGTCGAATCAGCGCGTCGGGGTCCCTCGTACCGGCTTCCTCGGGTGGCGAGCGTTCCATCGTTATCCTGTCTACCGGAGCGAGCGGCGTAAACCCACCGAGTTCCGACCGGCGTTGGTTAGCACTCGTCGAAGCGAGACGAGAGAGCGGGAAGCGAGCGAAAATCGAAACCCCGCTCGCGTCAGTCGTAGCGGACGAACGTTCGATACTTCAAATCGTCCTCGCGGATCTCTTCGAGGATGCGCTCCACGAGAACGTCCTCCGGGTTGTGAAGTCCGGACACGCGGTCTTCGAGGTCGTCGAAACTCTCGAACGGTTTCCGTTTCCGCGTTTCGAGCACGTGGTTGCGCAGTTTCTTCCCGATGCCGGGGAGGAGGTTCAACTGGTGGAGACGGAGGGTTATCGGTTGGGCGTCGTTGTAGAAATCGACGAACCGCCGTTCGTCGCGGTCCACGATGTCCGTGACGGCGTGTTCGAGTTCCGACTGCGCGGCGGAGGTGAGGTCACCGTACGCGACTTCGCGCACGTTGGTGACGTTCTCGCGGGCCGCGGGTGGTTCGATTGGAATGCTGTCGCCGATACCGACGCTTGCACCCTGTTCGAGCACGAGTTCGAGGAGATGGAAATCGGATTCAGTCAGGACGTACGCGACCGGTTCCTTCTGGTACTGCGGACGGTCGTCTTCCGCACGACCGTGTGGCAGGAAGTCGAGCACCACAGCCGACGCTTCGCTGTCAGTCTCGGATTCACTCATTGCACTCGAATACGATGACGAGCAACTTAAAGAATCGGTGAAGCTACTCGTACTTCGCCACGACGTTCAGTATCTCGTCCAGCTCGTCACCCGAGAGGGTGAACCGCTCCTGTGCGTAGACCGCTCGCAGTTCGTCGCGATCCTTCGGCAGGAGGTCGGCGATCTTGTACGCCGTCGCCTCGTCCACTTTTTCGAGTTCGAGCAGCTCCCCGACCAGTTCGCGCGACTCCTCAGCGTCGAGGACGGCGAACCGGTTGACGTGTTCGATGGCTCGGGAGAGGTTGTAGGGCATCTCGCGGGTCTCGTCCAGCGCGCGTTCGCGCTCGATGTCCGCGAGGAGTTCCTTCGCCTCCGGCGTCGTGAGATACTCCTCGTCGAGCTTTTCCTTGAAGATAGTCATAGCTTACTTCTGTTCGCGGAGGTGTGCGGGCTGGGTGATGAGCGTCTTGTCCTTGCCGCCGTCGTTGATGATGACTTTGTACGCTTTGCCCTGCTTACCGACGACCTCACCCGTGCGACCGTTGAATCGCGGGTGGAAGCGACCTTTGCGGACGCTCGGGTCGATTTTGAGGTGGACTTTCTGTCCGTTCTCGTACTGCTGGACGGCGCGCTGTGGTGGGGACGTACCACGTTCTCGGGGGTTGTTCGACAACTTTTCGCGGGTAGTGTTGTACGGTCCGTTCGAGCTCGGCATAGTCGTATGACGCTCTTGTTCAGTGACGGTTATAAAAGATACGTTCCTCCTCGCCGAGACACGAACCTCGCGGGTCGGTTTGGCACGGGACCGGTGGCGCGGTCATCCAACCGGGAAGCCCATCACCACCGCTGGTGGACCGCATCGGCCACGTACTCCTCGTAGACCTCCCTGACGCGCTCTGTCTCCTCCGTCGTGAGCGGCGGGAGCGAGGCGGCGATGACGTTCTCCCGAACGTGCTTCGGGTCCGTCGAACCCGGAATGACGGCCGAAACGGCGTCGTGGTCGAGAATCCACCGAAGGGAGAACTGCGCCATCGTCGCGTCCTCGGGTACCAGCGGTCGGAGTTCGTCCACCGCTTCGAGGCCGCGCTCGTAGGGCACACCCGCGAACGTCTCGCCGCGGTCGAACGCCTCGCCCTCGCGGTTGAAATTCCGATGGTCGTTCTCCGGGAACTCCGTTTCGGCCGAGAGGTTCCCGGTCAGCAACCCGGACGCCAGCGGAACGCGGACGATGATTCCCACGTCGCGGCGCGCCGCCTCGTCGAAGAACAGTTCCGCGGGGCGCTGGCGGAACGGGTTGAAGATTATCTGCACCGTCTCCACGCCCGGATACTCGATGGCTTTCAGTCCCTCCTCGACGCGCTCGACGCTCACGCCGTAGTGGTCGATTCTCCCCTCGGCTTTCAGGACGTCCAGCGCGTCGAAAGTTTCGGGCTGGTAGTACACGTCCGTCGGCGGGCAGTGCAGTTGGAGTACATCGAGCGCGTCCGTATCGAGATTCGACCGACTTCGGTCCACGAACTCCCGAAGGTTCGATTCCGTGTACCCGGACGCGTCGTGCGGGTCGAGCCTCCGTCCCGCCTTCGTCGCCACGGTGGGACGCTCGTCCGGGTCGTACTCCGCGAGCACGTCGGCGATGACGCGTTCGCTCCGTCCGTCGCCGTACACGTCCGCCGTGTCGAGGAACGTGATTCCGGCGTCGATGGCGGCACGAACGGCCTCGTGAGCCGCTTCGTCGGACACGTCGCCCCAGTCCGACCCGATGTTCCACGTTCCCATTCCGACTTCCGTTACGTCGTAGCCCGTCGTTCCGAGCGCGCGTTCGTCCATGTTGCACGGCACGTGGTCCCGGTACATGCCTCTTCTTCCTGAGCGCGAGGCGAAAGGATAACCCTCCTCCGGTTCGTCCCCTCGCGCATGACCGACAGCGACGATTTCAGGTTCGAAACGCGGTCCATCCACTCCGGACAGGAACCCGACGAGAAGACGGGCGCGCTGATGACGCCCATCTACGCCAACTCGACGTACGTGCAGGACGGGCCGGGCGACCACCGGGGCTACGAGTACTCCCGGACGGGTAACCCGACGCGCACCGACCTCGAAGACAATCTGGCCAGCCTCGAAGGCGGCGAATACGGTCGCGCCTTCTCCAGCGGGATGGGAGCCATCAACACCGTCCTCAACCTGCTCTCCTCGGGCGACCACGTTATCGCCAGCGAGGACGTGTACGGCGGCACCCACCGAATCTTCACGCAGGTGTACGCCGACTACGACGTCGAGTTCTCCTTCGTGGACATGACCGACCCCGACGAAGTGGCGGACGCGGTGCGCGAGAACACCGAACTGCTGTGGGTCGAAACGCCGACCAATCCCCTGCTCAACGTCGTGGACATCGCGGCGATGGCCGACATCGCGGCGGACGCCGACGCGCTCTGTGCCGTGGACAACACCTTCGCCACGCCGTACCTCCAGCGTCCGCTCGAACTCGGTGCGGACATCGTGTCCCACTCGCTGACGAAGTACCTCGGCGGGCACTCGGACGTGGTTGGCGGCGCGCTGATTACCGACGACGCCGAGTTGGACGAGCAAATCGGCTTCTATCAGAACAGCGTCGGCGCGACCCCCGGTCCGCACGATTGTTTCCTCGTCCTCCGCGGAACCAAGACCCTCGGCGTGCGGATGGACCGTCACTGCGACAACGCCCGCGACATCGCCCACTGGTTGGACGACCACGACGCGGTGGACACCGTGTACTACCCCGGCCTCGAATCGCACCCGAACCACGAACTCGCCGCGGAGCAGATGAACGACTTCGGCGGTATGGTCAGCTTCGAACTCGACGCCTCGCTGGAGGAGGCCGCCGACGTGGTGTCCGAGACGGAGGTGTTCACCCTCGCCGAAAGCCTCGGCGGCGTCGAATCGCTCATCGAACAACCCGCGACGATGACCCACGCCGCGATTCCGAAGGAAGAACGACTGGCCGCCGGACTCACCGACGGCCTCATCCGCGCCAGCATCGGCATCGAGCACGTGGACGACCTGAAGGCGGACCTCCAACAGGCGTTCGACGCCGCGCTGAAGTAGTCACCCCCTCTATTTTCCGCGGTTGCGGAATCGAATGCCGGAGCCCAACAGTACTCCAAACCGGAGCACGTAGCGTCGTGCATGGAACTGACCGACCACGTGTACGCGTTTCCGTTGACCTTCGAACGCGGCGACCGCGAGACAGTCATCTACCCGTCGGGCGTCGAAACCGAAGGCGGCTTGCTTCTCCTCGACGCGGGGTTCCCCGGTCAGACGGACGATTTGGCCGACGCACTCGCCGACCACGGCTTCTCGCTGGACGACGTGGAGACGCTGCTTCTGACCCACCAGGACGGCGACCACGCGGGCGGTGCCGAGGACCTCCTCTCCCGAACCGACGCGACCGTCGTGGCTTCGACCGGTGACACGCCCGCCATCGAGGGCGACGAGGACCCAATCAAATCGAGGGGCGACCGCTACCCGCCCGTTTCGGTCGACGTGCAGGTCGTCGATGGCGTCACGTTCAGAACCGAGGCCGGACCGATGCGCGTCGTCGAAACGCCGGGGCACACGCCCGGCCACGTTTCGCTCGTCCTTCCCGAGGCGGACCTCCTCATCGCTGCCGACGCCACCGTCGCCGACGAGGACGGCCTCGTCGGGCCGAACGAGCGGTTCACGCCCGAGTTGGAGCGAGCAATCGAGTCGGTCGGCACGCTCGCCGACTTCGAGACGAGTCAGGTCCTCTGTTATCACGGCGGGTTCGTCGAGGACGCCGACGTCGAGGCGACGTACCGGTCGCTCACGGAGTGAGAAAAACGAAACGAAAAGTGGAATTATATCCGACCGACGTTCTGCACGTCGACGCTCTCGACGCCATCGACGTTCGAGAACGACTCCTCGACGGCTTCCGTGCCACCGGCATCGTCGGGGACGATGACCGTCGGCAGGAGCGCGACGAGACCGAACGCAACGTCGTCGCGTTCGAAGCCGTTGATTTTCGCACCCTCGGGGAGCGAATCTTCGAGTTTCTCTTGGAGGTCGTCCAGGTCGATCTCCGGGCTCTGCGGCATTACCTTGACTTTAGCTGCTACTTTTCCCATGATTTACGGTCCGAGGAACCCACAGTCGGGGCACTCGTAAAGGTTGCTCTGTTTTCGGCACTTCGCACAGCGGTAGATCGTCTGCCCACAGTCTGGGCATTTGAACGACGCGGCGTTCGTGCCGGAGATGTTAATCCCGCACGAGACGCATTTTCGCGCTTGTTTTTGGGTCTGACTCATACACCCACGTTCCGCCGCGCGACTTTTAACGCTTCCCTTTCGGGGTTCGAGCGGGTCGTTAGAACGCGCCCGTCTCGACGGTTGCGTCGGCGTGCAGGCTCTCTTTCACCGCGTCGTGAACCTTGCAAAGTTCGAAGGCGCGGTCGATGGCGTCCTGTGCCGTCTCGTCGTCCGTCTCGGCTTCCCACTTGATGTCGAACGCGACGGCGTCGAGTTTGTCGTCGTCGTTCAGGTCGCCGCTCACGTCGATTTCTATCTTGCCGAGGTCGCCAGCGCCGCGCTGTTCGCCGCCCACGCGAAGGGCGGGAACGTAGCACGAACCGTACGCGGCGAGCAGTGTTTCGAGCGTGTCCGGGGCGTCCTCGCCCGTCGCGTCGATGGTGACGGAGAAATCGCGGACCTCGTTCTCTGCGCTGTATCCTGCTTCCGACGTGGTAGTGACTTCTGGCATTGCAATTTCCACGTTCGCCGCAACACTCCTAAGGCTTGTTCTTCCGGCCGCGCTTGTCGGAGTGAACGTGTAGAACCGTGCAAGATAGTCGATGTGAAACAAGTCAACCGCCATGGCGCGTGCGTCAGCAGGCCGAGGATTTCACATCCGAGGGCCTGCTGGAAAGCGCGAGGGACGACTGAGCGCATGCGAAGGAGTCGGTTGGGGAGGGAGTGGCATGCGAGGTTTCAGAGAAACCTCGAAAACGAACGGCAGCGCCGTGAGTACGCGGTGCGGCGGCGGGTGGTTTCATTGACGTCTGTATTTGCAGCCACAGCAATACCAACCACGAGACAGCGAGCGGGGGGGCTTTGTGGGTCTTCTTCGTAGTTGCTGAAATCGTATAACCGGTAACCGCGTCTGTTCGTAGCTAATCACCTACTCAAACTCGTCGAAGAAAACAAAAAAAACCGTCCCGTCTACTCTCGATTCCCGTCACCAGAGTTCTTCGGAGAGGTCGAACGTCTCGTCGCCCTCCAAGACGTGAACTTCGGCGTCGTTGCCGGTGGCCTCGACCTCGCGCACGAAGTCCTCGGGGTCCTGCTCGATGGGCGGGAACGTGTCGTAGTGCATCGGGAACGCGTAGTCGGCGTCCACCCAGTCCACCGCGACGGCGGCCTGCCACGGTCCCATCGTGAAGTGGTCGCCGATGGGAACCGCGACGGCGTCGGGTTCGAGGAACGGACCGATGACGTCGCGCATCTCGGTCATCAGGGAGGTATCGCCCGCGTGGTAGAACGTCTCGCTCTCCTCGTCGGAGACTTGGGTCGGCTTGGTGTCGCTGATGACGTAGCCCGCGGGCATCCCGCCGGAGGCACCGTAGCCCGTGTCGAGGCCGTTGGTGTGGTCGGCGCGAACCATCGTGACGTAGGCGTCATCGGCTTCGAAGGTGCCGCCCATGTTCATCCCGGTACCGTCCTCGACGCCGTACTCGTCGGTCACGTAGCCGATGACCTCCGGCGTGGCGACGAAGTGAGCGTCGCGGAACCGGTCGGAGTCCGCGATGTGGTCCGCGTGCCCGTGCGTGAGCAGCACGTAGTCCGGGTCCAACTCCTCCGGGTCCGTGTCCGTCTTCGGATTGTCGAAGAACGGGTCGATGAGGAGTTCCGTGTCGCCGACGGTGACGTGCCATGTCGAGTGTCCGTACCAAGTAAGCTCCATGGTGTACGTTGGGATACTTCCTAAACCGTCTTAAAAGATGTTGGCGGCGGGTGGGGTGTTACCGGAGTCCGAACCGTTTTGCCTCCCGAATACGACACCCAGCGTATGCATCGAGTCCGATTCCGCGACCCGGCAGGGTCGGTTAGAACCGGCGAATGGCGCGACGGCGAACTCCGATTCGGGGGCGACAGCTACGCGCCCGAGGAGGTCGAACTCCTCGCACCGACGGAACCGACGAAGGTCGTCTGTGTAGGTCTGAACTACGCCGACCACGCGGCCGAGCGAAACAAGGACGTTCCCACGCGTCCGCTACTGTTCCTCAAGCCGCCGAACACCGTCGCATCCCACGGCGACACCATCACGCTCCCGGCCGGAAAGGAGCGCATCGACCACGAGGCGGAACTCGGCGTCGTCATCGGCGAGCAGTGTCGAAACGTCGCCGAGGAGGACGCGATGGACGTCGTTGACGGCTTCACGTGCGTGAACGATATCTCGAACCGCGACGACCAGGATTTGGAGCAGAACTGGGTCCGCGGCAAGGCGTTCGACAACTCCTGCCCGCTCGGGCCGGTCGTGGCGTCTCCCGAGAACGTCCCGGAGGACGCCCGCGTGCAACTCCGCGTCAACGGCGAGGTGCGACAGGAGTCCTCGCGCGACCAGTTCATCTTCTCCGTCCCGGAACTCATCGCTGAGATTACGACCTACCTCACGCTGGAACCGGGCGACGTCGTCATCACCGGCACGCCGTCGGGGGTCGCGCCGCTCGAAGACGGCGATACCGTCGAAGTCGAGATAGAGGGAATCGGAACGCTCGAACACGACGTTCGAATTCCGTAGCAATCTGGAAAACTGATTTTTCGAGGCGGCGAACCCGCGATTACAGCACGCTCCACGCCTTGATGGCGCGGTTGTACGACGAGATGTCGGCGATCCAGCGCGCCGCGATGGCCTTCTTCAGGACCTCCGCGGGCGTGGAGTTGAAGGTGCTGATGGGGAAGTCCATCCCGGCGACTTTGACGTCGTGAGCGACGGCCTCGTCACCGATGGAGATGACGGTCCCCTTGTTGTTGTACGTCCACGTCTTGAGCGGCTGGCCGTAGATGGCGCGGGCGACGTTCTCGCCGACGACTTCGGCGGCCTGCCACGCGGCCTGGGCGGTCGGCGGTGCCGGGTTCTCGCCCTGGTCGATGATGGCACAGTCGCCGATGGCGAACACGCGGTCGTCGCTGGTCTGGAAGTTGGATTCGGTGGTGACGCGGTTGTGTTCGTTGTCGAGTCCGCAGTCGTCCATGGCGTCGCGGCCCGTCACGCCGCCGGTCCAGACGAACACGTCGTAGTCGAGGGCGTCGCCCTCGTCGAACTGAATCTCGTCCTCGGTGGCTTCGGTAATCGGGTCGCCGGTCAGGATGTTGATGTCCTTTTCGAGGACGTACTTCTTCACCGTCCCCTGCAGTTCAGGGTCCTGTCCGGGCATGATTTCGTCGAGTGCCTCGACGAGGTAGATGTCGATGGGTGCGCGGTGCTTGTCGCGGTACTCCGCGATTTCACCGGCGCTCTGGATGCCGGACAGTCCGGCCCCGCCGATGACGATCTTCGCCGGGTCGTTGCGGGAGGCGGTCTTGGCGGCCTCCTTCACTTGGTCGTGGATTTCGAGCGCGTCGTCCAGACTCTTCAGCGTGAGAGCGTTCTCCGCCATGCCCGGGATGCCGTAGTAGGCCGTCTTGCTGCCGAGCGCGGCGACGAGATAATCGTATTCGAGGTCGTCACCGTCTTCCAGTTCGACCGTTCGGTCGTCCGTGTCGATGTCCACAACGGTGTCCTGCACGAAGCGCGTGCTCGGGGACTTGATCTCGTGAATCGGGAGCGTAATCTTGTCCTTCGCTCGCGGGTCACGGATAACACGGTGGGATTCGTGCAGTACGAGGTGGTAGTCCTTGTCCGACACCCACGTAATGTCAGCGTCATCGAGTTCTTCTTCGAGTTGCTGTATCGCGCCAGCACCAGCGTAGCCAGCACCGAGCACGACGACCTTCGAAGTCATATCCGAACATCGGGATTCATACGATACAAAGGTGTTGAAACCCGCAAGCGGGTGCGTGATATTCACACTCCCCCCAAATCTGACCGGACGTGTTGGTTACAAGCTTTAAAGGTGGTCGCGCCAAACTATCCGCTACTTATGAGTAATCACGAACTGCGCAAGGAGGCACACGACCTCGACGTGACGGTGTGGGTCGGCAAGGGCGGCGTCGGTGCCGTCACCGAGGAACTGAAGAACCAACTGCAAAACGAGAAGCTCGTGAAGGTGAAGTTTCTCCGAGCGGCCCGCGGCGGCACCTCGACCGACGAACTCGCGGACGAACTGGCTGACGAGGTGAACGCCGAACTCGTCGAAACGCGTGGGAACACGGCGGTGTACCACTGATGGAACCGCTACCCGGACTCAGTGGTATCTTCGGCGATAACGCGGGGCTCGTGACACAAGCAATATACTTCGTCGTCTCGTTTGTCGCCCTCTACCTGCTCGGTAGAATCGTCGTCATACCGATGGTGAAACGCCTACTCGACAGGCGTGGATACGAGGATAGCGTCAAGAAACCACTTACAAAGATAACGCAGTTGGTCGTCCTGTTCGTGGCAGTCGCACTCGCGTTCGGGTTTGCCGAGCTCGGGAACTTCCTCACCGCGTTCGCCACCATCGGTGCCGCCGCGACGTTGGCAGTCGGCTTCGCGCTGCAGGACCTCATCGCCAACTTCGTCGCCGGTGTGTTCATCTTCACCGACAAACCGTTCAAAATCGGCGACTGGATAGAGTGGGACGACGGCAGTTACTCCGGTATCGTGGAGGACATCGACCTCCGCGTGACCCGCGTTCGAACGTTCGACAACGAACTGCTGACGGTGCCGAACTCGGTGCTGACCGACGGCGTTATCAAGAACCCCGTCGCCAACGACAAACTCCGCATCCAGTTCCTCTTCGGCATCGGCTACGACGACAACATCCACCGGGCGACCGAGATCATCATCGAGGAGGCCGAGAACCACTCGGACATCCTCGACACCCCCGAACCGTCGGTTCGGCTCACCGAACTCGGCGACTCCTCCGTGGGGCTCAAATCCCGCTTCTGGATTTCGGACCCGAAGCGCAGTGACTTCGTGAAGACGCGCGGCGAGTACGTCACCGCGGTCAAACAGCGCTTCGACGAGGAGGGCATCGACATCCCGTACCCCTACCGCAACCTCGCGGGGGGAATCGAGATTTCGAACCCGTCCGAGTTGGCGGTGCTGTCGGAAGACTGAGGCGGCCATCGTCGCCCGTCGTTCCGACGGTCGTGGAACAGCGTTGAAGTAGACCGGGCGTTATTTTTCGGTATGAACGGCAGTCGAAGAACCTTCCTCTCTACCGTCGGTTCCGTTTCGGTCGGTGGCACGGTCCTCCTGTCGGGGTGTGCTGGAAGCGACTCGGACGGGGACGCGAACGGCCGGACGACGGACGTATCGTCCGGGGCGGAGTCGGCGGACTCGACGGCGACGACGGAAACAACCACCGCGACGGGAAAACAAACCGTCTCGACGGCGACGATACGCGACGGGACGGAACAGGAGACGACTATTTACGAGATTCGCTCGGGGTCTCCCGGTCCGACCGCGTTCGTCGGAGGGGGAATGCACGGCAACGAGGAGAGCGGATACTGGGCCGCGGACGCCATCAGGAAGTGGGACATCGACGCCGGAACGCTCGTCGTCCTCCCGAAAGCGAACGTTCGCGGCGTGCGCCACGAACGTCGGGAGTGGCCGCCGGGAATGGACTTGAACAGAAAGTTCCCCATCGGGGAGCCGCCGACGAACGCGCTCGCGAAGGCGGTTTGGAGGGCCATCGAGGAGTACGACCCGGACCTGTTCATCGACCTTCACAGCTCCAAGGGAATCTTGCGACGCGAGGGCGACGAGGGCGTCGGACAGAACGTGTTCCGCTCGAAACACGACGAAATCGTCACGAGCGTCGATGCGGCGGTCGAACGGTTGAACGACGAGTACGTCACCGGCTACGAACCGGTTTACGACTTCGTTCACACGCCCGTGAGCGAGACGAAATACGACACCACGCCGATGCTCGTCAACAAGATGCGGGCGGACCGCGACGTGCCGTCGTGTCTCTTCGAGGTCACGCAGGACGACGTGAAACCCGAAAAACGCGCTCGCTGGACGCGGACCTTCGTCGATAGCGTGCTCGATTCGTGGGGGATTCGGTCGTCACGACTGAACGGATAGGGTTCGGTCGAACCGAGACGACATCTGTATTCGGGACGGCGTTTGGATTCGAGACGGCGTTTCGACTCGGCGGTGAGAATGCGATATGAATGTGGACGGCCGGGGTTGCCCGGCGTTCCGGACCGGGGAATCCCGGTTGCCTCCTCCACCCCGCGATCCGACGAGCGACAGCTGTTCGGCGGTCCGCTGCTCACTTCCGTGCCTGACGGATTGCCACCGACTAACCGCGACGGGACACCCCTGCGAGTGTTCGCCGCGGACCGCTGGCCCCGTCGGACGAGGCTTCTGCGTTGGCTTTCGGGGCCCGGCCCGGTCTGACCGGACGTACCCGGAGTTTGGTTCCCGCTCAAGACCATAGCGCGGGCGGGGAGCAGGGCCTAACTGCCCAACCTAGTCCACTTCCTTCTACTCCACTCCGACTTAAGGGCCTTTCGGGTTCGGAATGGCGTCAAGCTTCGACTTTGCCCCGGAAGTCATCCGACCGTGGCGATGGCCACGACGTTCGAGACGACGACGAGCAGTCCGACGACGAGATAGACGATACTTCCGAGTCGAAACGTCCGACGCGACCGCTGGGTCCATCCCGAGAGGACCACGAGGAGGAGGACGGTCGCCGCTTTGAGAAGAAGCAACCCGAACAGTCCCATCTCGGCGAGGAGGTGGGAGACGAACGGGTTCCCCTCGCTCAGCCCGAGTTCCAAACCGATACCGGTCGTTATCACGTCGCCGAGCATCACTCCTAACACGGCGATCAGCAACGGGGGAGAGACGTGCGACCACAGGCGAGAGAGAGCGTTCGGCGACACGCCACCACCTGCACCGTCACGTTACTTTGTTATAGGCCGACTGTCGGGGAGTAACACATCGCTGTGGACCCAAAAGGGACGACTACAGCACGGTTCGGGCGTACCAACCCGCGCTTGTGGGGACGGCAAGCGTCGCGAGGAAAATCACCCACCGATACCCGTTCAACGCGTCCATGCGTGCCGCTTCGACCAACGTGGACGCGGGGGTCACGACGGCCCACCAGAGCGTAATGCCCGCCAGAAAGCCGCCGAGGACGAGGGTGACGCCCGCGACGGTCGCCGGGTCCGACCGACCGCGGAGTGCGGACCCGAACGCGATGAACGCGACGAGAGAGAGGAGAACGTCGAGCAGTTCGACGGGAAC is part of the Haladaptatus paucihalophilus DX253 genome and encodes:
- a CDS encoding 16S ribosomal RNA methyltransferase A; this encodes MERSPPEEAGTRDPDALIRRAGVRGDPNRDQHFLVDDRVVDRIPTYADEMNLEHVLEIGGGPGVLTDRLLAAADRVTVIERDPTFAEFLREEFRSECDDGGLTVVEGDALSVELPDFSACIANLPYGISSEIAFRLLPLGKPMLLMFQKEFAERMAAESGSDDYGRLSVTAQHYADVRVVETVPREAFAPQPEVESAIVRTIPREPEYEVDDEAFFLDFVKAVFTQRRKTIRNGIRNTAHISGLDDPDAVVDALESPDDDVLDEDILRERAGKVSPVEFAAMARVADELGRGGG
- a CDS encoding DUF655 domain-containing protein produces the protein MSESETDSEASAVVLDFLPHGRAEDDRPQYQKEPVAYVLTESDFHLLELVLEQGASVGIGDSIPIEPPAARENVTNVREVAYGDLTSAAQSELEHAVTDIVDRDERRFVDFYNDAQPITLRLHQLNLLPGIGKKLRNHVLETRKRKPFESFDDLEDRVSGLHNPEDVLVERILEEIREDDLKYRTFVRYD
- a CDS encoding RNA polymerase Rpb4 family protein, with protein sequence MTIFKEKLDEEYLTTPEAKELLADIERERALDETREMPYNLSRAIEHVNRFAVLDAEESRELVGELLELEKVDEATAYKIADLLPKDRDELRAVYAQERFTLSGDELDEILNVVAKYE
- a CDS encoding 50S ribosomal protein L21e, producing MPSSNGPYNTTREKLSNNPRERGTSPPQRAVQQYENGQKVHLKIDPSVRKGRFHPRFNGRTGEVVGKQGKAYKVIINDGGKDKTLITQPAHLREQK
- a CDS encoding aldo/keto reductase yields the protein MDERALGTTGYDVTEVGMGTWNIGSDWGDVSDEAAHEAVRAAIDAGITFLDTADVYGDGRSERVIADVLAEYDPDERPTVATKAGRRLDPHDASGYTESNLREFVDRSRSNLDTDALDVLQLHCPPTDVYYQPETFDALDVLKAEGRIDHYGVSVERVEEGLKAIEYPGVETVQIIFNPFRQRPAELFFDEAARRDVGIIVRVPLASGLLTGNLSAETEFPENDHRNFNREGEAFDRGETFAGVPYERGLEAVDELRPLVPEDATMAQFSLRWILDHDAVSAVIPGSTDPKHVRENVIAASLPPLTTEETERVREVYEEYVADAVHQRW
- a CDS encoding cystathionine gamma-synthase, with protein sequence MTDSDDFRFETRSIHSGQEPDEKTGALMTPIYANSTYVQDGPGDHRGYEYSRTGNPTRTDLEDNLASLEGGEYGRAFSSGMGAINTVLNLLSSGDHVIASEDVYGGTHRIFTQVYADYDVEFSFVDMTDPDEVADAVRENTELLWVETPTNPLLNVVDIAAMADIAADADALCAVDNTFATPYLQRPLELGADIVSHSLTKYLGGHSDVVGGALITDDAELDEQIGFYQNSVGATPGPHDCFLVLRGTKTLGVRMDRHCDNARDIAHWLDDHDAVDTVYYPGLESHPNHELAAEQMNDFGGMVSFELDASLEEAADVVSETEVFTLAESLGGVESLIEQPATMTHAAIPKEERLAAGLTDGLIRASIGIEHVDDLKADLQQAFDAALK
- a CDS encoding MBL fold metallo-hydrolase, with product MELTDHVYAFPLTFERGDRETVIYPSGVETEGGLLLLDAGFPGQTDDLADALADHGFSLDDVETLLLTHQDGDHAGGAEDLLSRTDATVVASTGDTPAIEGDEDPIKSRGDRYPPVSVDVQVVDGVTFRTEAGPMRVVETPGHTPGHVSLVLPEADLLIAADATVADEDGLVGPNERFTPELERAIESVGTLADFETSQVLCYHGGFVEDADVEATYRSLTE
- a CDS encoding elongation factor 1-beta; this encodes MGKVAAKVKVMPQSPEIDLDDLQEKLEDSLPEGAKINGFERDDVAFGLVALLPTVIVPDDAGGTEAVEESFSNVDGVESVDVQNVGRI
- a CDS encoding HVO_2753 family zinc finger protein encodes the protein MSQTQKQARKCVSCGINISGTNAASFKCPDCGQTIYRCAKCRKQSNLYECPDCGFLGP
- a CDS encoding OsmC family protein, with product MPEVTTTSEAGYSAENEVRDFSVTIDATGEDAPDTLETLLAAYGSCYVPALRVGGEQRGAGDLGKIEIDVSGDLNDDDKLDAVAFDIKWEAETDDETAQDAIDRAFELCKVHDAVKESLHADATVETGAF
- a CDS encoding metal-dependent hydrolase, yielding MELTWYGHSTWHVTVGDTELLIDPFFDNPKTDTDPEELDPDYVLLTHGHADHIADSDRFRDAHFVATPEVIGYVTDEYGVEDGTGMNMGGTFEADDAYVTMVRADHTNGLDTGYGASGGMPAGYVISDTKPTQVSDEESETFYHAGDTSLMTEMRDVIGPFLEPDAVAVPIGDHFTMGPWQAAVAVDWVDADYAFPMHYDTFPPIEQDPEDFVREVEATGNDAEVHVLEGDETFDLSEELW